The genomic DNA AGGTTATAATGAGTGAAAAGGTGTTGACAGCTTGAGTCTGTGCTCGCAGTTTGATCTATGAACATTGGAGGCTTCTAATCAGGTGTTATTGTTGGATGTGTTACAGAAAATCCTTCTGTATTTTTGCAAGTGTTTTGGGGGAAGCTCCACAGTGATGATGCACAATTCCAGGGTAGGAGAAGGCTTAaaataatgataaaaacaaaaaattgcggatgctggaaatccaaaacaaaaacagaattacctggaaaaactcagcaggtctagcagcatcggcagagaagaaaagagttgacgtttcgagtcctcatgacccttcgacagaactaggtgaatccaaggaaggggtgaaataaaagctggtttaaggtgtgtgtgtgtgtgtgtgtgttgggggcgggggggggggtaggtggtggttggtgggtgggggggttggggggtgttgttgggtggggggagagaagtggaggggggtggtgtggttgtaggggcaagcaagcagtgataggagcagatcatcaaaagatgtcacagacaacagaacaaaagaacacataggtgttctggcgcactgacctctacctcacagaggctgagcgtcaactcacagacacttcctcccacctctccctggaccatgaccccaccactgaacatcaagccattgtttccaggactgtcactgacctcatctcctctggggatcttcctcccacagcttccaacctgatagtcacccaacctcggacggcccgcttctacctcctacccaaaatccacaaacagaactggcccggtagaccgatcgtctcagcttgctcctgccccacagaactcatttctcattatcttgattcccttctctctccccttgtccagtcccttcccacctacatccgtgattcctctgacaccttacgtcacatcaacaatttccagttccctggccccaaccgcttcctcttcaccatggacgtccaatccgtctacacctccatcccccaccaggatggtctgagggctctccacttcttcctcgaacagaggcccaaacaatccccatccaccactactctcctccgtctggctgaacttgttctcacgctgaacaatttctccttcaactcctctcacttcctccaaataaaaggtgtggctatgggtacccgcatgggccccagctatgcctgtctctttatggggtatgtggaacattccttgttccaatcctactccggcccccttccacaactctttctccggtacatcgatgattacttcggtgctgcttcatgctctcgtcagcacttgaaaaaatgtattaattttgcttccaatctccacccctccatcattttcacgtggtccatctctgacacttcccttcccttccttgacctctctgtctcaatctctggtgatagactgtccaccaatatccattaaaagcccaccgactcccacagctatctcgactacagctcctcacaccccgcttcctgtaaggactccatcccattctctcagttccttcgcctccgtcgcatctgttccgatgatgccactttcaaaaacagttcctctgacatgtcctccttcttccttaaccgaggttttccacccacagtcgttgacagggccctcaaccatgtccggcccatctcccacgcatccgccctcacgccttctcctccctcccagaaacatgatagggtcctccttgtcctcacttatcaccccaccagcctccgcattcaaaggatcatcctccaccatttccgccaactccagcatgatgccaccaccaaacacatcttcccttcactcccactgtcggcattccgtagggatcgctccctccgggacaccctggtccactcctccatcaccccctactcctcaaccccctcctatggcaccaccccatgcccatgcaaaagatgcaacacctgccccttcacttcctctctcctcaccgtccaagggcccaaacactcctttcaagtgaagcagcatttcacttgcatttccctcaacttagtctactgcatttgttgctcccaatgtggtctcctctacattggagagaccaaacgtaaactgggtgaccgctttgcagaacacctgcggtctgtccgcaagaatgacccaaacctccctgtcgcttgccattttaacactccaccctgctctcttgcccacatgtccgtccttggcttgctgcattgttccagtgaagcccaatgcaaactggaggaacaacacctcatcttccgactaggcactttagagccttccgtactgaatattgaattcaacaactttaggtaggTCTTGacatccctcctccatccccaccccctttctgtttcttcccccttccttttgttttttccaataaattatatagatttttcttttcccacctatttccattatttttaaatatttttaaatcttttatgctccccccacccccattagagctataccttaattccccaaccatccattcttaattagcacattcgtttagataatatcaccaacttcaacacctatgtgttcttttgttcttttgtctgtgacatcttttgatgatctgcttctatcactgcttgcttgtccttacaaccacaccacccagctccacttctctccccccacccaacccacaccgcccccaccccccccccactccacaacacacacacgccttaaaccagcttatatttcaccccttccttggattcacctagttctgttgaagagtcatgaggactcgaaacgtcaactcttttcttctctgccgatgctgccagacctgctgagtttttccaggtaattctgtttttgttttggagaagGCTTTCCATCTTAAACATGTGAGACTGGGATGAATCCACTGACACAGCAGAAACAACTGACCCTGACTGAACCTGAACCTGGGAGGTtttggggatggtgggtgggtgggtgggtggggggtgttgggttagggtggggATGGTGTTTGTCTGTGACTGGACACAGAGATCGCTGAAACCTCTCATACCATGGGTTCAACTGACACAATACAGACAGTAGCAGGGTCAGCTGTGATCGTGGGGATGGTCATACCTGCTCCTTTGTGAGTTGTCCCAGGCTGGGATAAAGGCACCAGGTTCAGGGCTATGAGTCACGGCCAATGGCAGCAGAAAGAGTGACTTTTCGGTGCTGATAGTGGAAGATCTGGAAGCTCGAGGGACAAAAGCTGCTTAAAGGTGGTGGATCCTTTGGGAACAGAACTTGTGTTTGCTGTAAACACAGGAAGAAGGTGATAGGAAACCACCTCACGTGTTCTTTTCCCAGTCGTATTGTTCATTGAAACTGAAAATGAGAGGCTCATGTGAGCAACAGAAAAGACAGAGCAAGACCACAAATCTGGAGAAATGGGCAGAGGAGCTCTCTTAGACAGATCACTGCTGCTCCAGTAAATGAGGCATCGCAGATTAATGAGGACAAGGTGAACAAGGCCTTTTATTAACCTCCGTCCCCTCAGGGACTGTTCAGAGGATCTCCCTTAGACAGATCACTGACCTTAAACATGAAACACGGTGTATTTCTGCCAGGTGTTAGTTGTGATTCAGTGAGTAACATTTGTGACTCTGACTGTGGATTCAACTCAAATTCTAGTTGTACGGCAGGAGATTGGAAAGGTAAATTCAACCTCTGCCTCACTCTACAGCTGACAGCAGATCCCGGAGCAGATCCCGAAGCAGATCCCAGAGCAGATCCCGGAGCAGATCCCGGAGCAGATCCCAGAGCAGATCCTGGAGCAGATCCTGGAGCAGATCCCAGAGCAGATCCTAGAGCAGGTCCCAGAGCAGATCCCGGAGCAAATCCCAGAGCAGATCCCGGAGCAGATCCCGGAGCAGATCCCGGAGCAGATCCTGGAGCAGATCCTGGAGCAGATCCCAGAGCAGATCCTAGAGCAGATCCCAGAGCAGATCCCGGAGCAAATCCCAGAGCAGATCCCGGAGCAGATCCTGGAGCAGATCCCGGAGCAGATCCTGGAGCAGATCCTGGAGCAGATCCCGGAGCAGATCCAGGAGCAGATCCCAGAGCAGATCCTGGAGCAGATCCCAGAGCAGATCCTGGAGCAGATCCCAGAGCAGATCCCAGAGCAGATCCTGGAGCAGATCCAAGAGCAGATCCTGGAGCAGATCCCAGAGCAGATCCTGGAGCAGATCCCGGAGCAGATCCCAGAGCAGTCCTGGAGCAGATCCCAGAGCAGATCCCAGAGCAGTCCTGGAGCAGATCCCGGAGCAGATCCCAGAGCAGACCCTGGAGCAGATCCCAGAGCAGATCCTGGAGCAGATCCCAGAGCAGTCCTGGAGCAGATCCCGGAGCAGATCCCGGAGCAGATCCTGGAGCAGATCCCAGAGCAGATCCTGGAGCAGATCCCAGAGCAGCCCTGGAGCAGATCCCGGAGCAGATCCCGGAGCAGATCCTGGAATAGATCCCAGAGCAGTCCTGGAGCAGGTTCCAGAGCTAATCCCGGAGCAGATCCACTCTCAGTGAGAGCACTGCTCATGCTCACTTATGCAACTCTTTCTCCAAAAGGGGCCAGTTACCTGCGAACAGGAAGGTGATTTGCACCAATCAAATACCCGAAACTGTGGGGGTCCCGGCATtcccctggggggtgggggggggggcagaaatcCCCCTGGGAGAGGGGGGCTCGGTGTTTCCGCTGGGAGAGGGGGTACTGGGAGAGGGGGTACTTGGGGGGTGCTGGGAGGAGAGTACTGGGAGAGGGGGGGCCGGGGGCTGGGAGGGGGGTACTGGGAGAGGGGGGGCTGGGAGGGGGGGGGCCGGGGGCTGGGAGGGGGGTATTGGGAGAGGGGGGGCTGGGAGGGGGGGGCCGGGGGCTGGGAGGGGGGGgccgggggctgggggggggtactggggtggaggaggggttcAGTCTCACTGGGTCTGGCTGGGGGTGTGGGCTCTGTGATCTCTCCCATATCAGGATGATTGATTTACCCCCCTTGTGGGTACGTTAATTGATCCTAATTGACCACCCAGTGGGCAGGTAGCTGGTCCCAGTCTCCCCCCCCGATACCCTTGGCAAGATCGCAGAGGCGGGAACACACGGGGCTGAATCTCCGGAGATTTTCACTGAAGTGCGGGAACAGGCAAGAAAAACCAACGTTTtacacctgcccccaccccgacccccccccccggccacaatggcggcttctcaggCTGTGTCACATTCATCagtattcccgggaaacacagcgTTCCCATGGCAGGCATGCTCCGATTTGCCCGTCACtctgtcacctcactgcttcatctcgCCGGGCCCCACATTTAAACTCCAGcgcctctcagcgcttccagcctaGGTGCTGCGGGGAAGACGTGGACTCGAAAGGCACAAAGACTGGCAGCCCCCAGCTTTAATGAGGCGGCCCTCGAGCTCCTTCTGGACACCGCGGAGGCTCACCGTGATAtcccccacccctgctgtgggCAGCTACATCACCAGACCAGctcgggaggcagtggcagcgatggtcagtgccaacgctgcacaggagAGGTCGGCCATCCGATGCAGgtggagggtgaatgatctcaaccgtgcccccagggtaaggcaaccatctcatcgctctaacctcacacactcacaagcccatcacacactcactgacatctcactcactgccagctcaagggacatcaccactcgctctctcacacacacacccaccctgggataccctccttccacagtacaACCCACGCCCTGCAGCTTCATCCCTGGcgtgaggccacttctccctcttcaccaggccagccccagccctgcagctatTCAAAGTCACCCCCACTTTATTTTATGGTTTGTCcggtaggtagagatctgcctgtgagccccctaaCAGTgaggtggtgctgtctgtgaatcctggcgctgatgactaggggtgctgcctgaagcaaggtaaacaaccaaacctcgaagtcccgagcaaagtgcaggtcaccaggcgcacgtcgcttatgtacagatGTGAAACTCGTCGGCGTGTAATCACACTGATGTGGGCAGATAAtccaggagtgggggggggggggatgagtatagcgagctggccttataatgatatgcagatgtattacaataaaattcctgacatccaatggtgggaaacacagcccgccatcaacagctgagcggacaatcgcaaactggtgccaccaccttctcaccatcttGTCTGCTCACATTGCTGAGCACACCCAACATCAGCGGGCACGGACCACTCTGCCAGTTGACTAGATAACTTCTGAAAGCTGTTTCACTTTCAGAAATTCCCCTCCTGTCTCCAAAACCACCTCCAGGCCACTGAGAAgattcatcctctgtctcctatctctctccccactttctctctctccctctctctctgtttgactctctttcacctccctccctttctcctgctCAACAATCCCTATCAGTGATCATCAGGATAGTGTGATCTCACTCCAGGCTCAGCCTGCTAATTACATCAATGTAAACTCTCCCAGGGCGAGTGTTCTCTTCTGCTGAGTTGGGCAGTGTGGCGAGGTCTGCCCTGTGTTCCTTCTCCTTTAAGGTTACATCTGAGTGGAGCTAATGAGTTACAATTTGTTCTCAAACCAGCTGTATCTTAACTCGCTAATAATTCACCATATTACATTCCTGCTAATTGAATCAACAACAGATAGCCATCAGTACAAGGCTTACTAACACAGACAAACAACTCACACAATCCATTCAGAGTCACAAACCCCTTTATGACCAAGAGACACTTTGCAGTTTAGATGCAGCCATGTCTTAAACCTTCATTGTTTGAGGCCTTTACCATTCTGTGCAATTTCTAAACCCATCTGTTAAATTAGATAAAACATCAAATCTATTCTGTTTTATTTAGGATCTGCTTATTTTAAGTGATGCCCTCCTTCACCAAATGGGACTGCAtcaaacaacaacttgtatttatctagcacctttaacattataAAACATCACATGAGGACATTATTAAACAATTGACAGTATTTGACACTAAGCAGCATAGGCAGATGTTAGGACAGGTGATTAAAAGTTTgattaaagagataggttttaaggcgcttcttaaaggaggaaacaggggtagggaggtggagagggtcaGGGCCCAGGCACAGCACCAATGCTGGAGTAACTAACCAGGGAAGTacgagaggctggaattggaggaccACAGAGACCTTAGAGTTGTGGgcaggagaaggttacagagatagggaggggtgagaccatggagggatttggaggatctcattggctgtaaaacactatgaaaggtgctatagaaatgcactTGCTCTATTATTCCCTATTTTCTTGGTTTGAAAAGCCATGTATTTTCCGAAAGGATGGAATTCTGAAAAAGGTCAGTGAAAACCTTCCCTATTCGTGGCTTCCCTTGTTGACACAGTAAGTTCTTGAGAGCTATGTTACCCAGGGGCAGTTACTTTTCTAATGGCTTAACAAAGAAACTGTTTTATATTCTGCTCCTGGTTTTATTCCCTGACAATACTGGCGGGAGGAACTTGCCTGCTGGCTCCAGCTGGGAGAGCTGATTGGTGGGACCATGTCTGACCTCCTTCCTGTCTAATGCTGGTGGAGGATGACAGGGGTGGAATATCCCAGTGACTCCAGCCCAAAGCCCCTCTCCCATTCACTTCGGCTTGAGTGTGCCACTAGAACTGGTGCACATAAGGGAGGGAGTGTCACTATTAAAATATCTTTCTAAAAGCCTTTTGAAACTCAGTGATAAACACCAGTTTGGTGCTTTAGCCTAGTAACCTGTCAGTTCAAATGTGAGAGACAGCCATCCTGTTTTTACAGACTAGGTAAACATATTTTGTTCTCACTGGAAAAGCCTCTTACTGATCTGAGTCTGAGGCCCAGTTCAGAGCTCAACAACAATGTGTGGCTCCACTCAATCACTACTCGCTGTTAAATCCTGTTTAGAAAAAAGCTTGTGTAACACCAGATACCTGGGAGTACAGTTTAAATATTTTGGGATTACCTCTCCTCCATCAACTCCCAGAGAATGTGGCTGATTAAAATCAAAATCAGATTAAAATTGCGATTCATCGCAAGAATTCAATGCCTGATCCGGGGTGTGTGGGTAAGCTAGGTGTTATTAGTGGCTCTGTAACTCAGGGATTGAAAGTAGATGTTAACAGTAGGTGCTGCATGAGGAGGCAGGCATTCATGGTGTCCAAACATCCACTGAATTTCTGTGTTTTTTCTGATTGGATGCCTCTCCTTCTTTCGAAAGAAGTGTCTTTGATCACTTGACAGAAACACACAATGTGGCCCTGCTGGTCCAAATCCAGTAACTGGAGCACGTGCTGCACCGCCTGTCTATCAGTAACTGGAGCATGTGCTGCACTGCCTGTCTATCAGTAACTGGAGCATGTGCTGCACTGCCTGTCTATCAGTAACTGGAGCACGTGCTGCACTgcctgtcagtaactggagcGTGTGCTGCACCgcctgtcagtaactggagcacATGCACATGCTGCACCgcctgtcagtaactggagcacgtgctgcact from Carcharodon carcharias isolate sCarCar2 chromosome 6, sCarCar2.pri, whole genome shotgun sequence includes the following:
- the LOC121279197 gene encoding probable inactive protein kinase DDB_G0270444, with protein sequence MKHGVFLPGVSCDSQIPEQIPKQIPEQIPEQIPEQIPEQILEQILEQIPEQILEQVPEQIPEQIPEQIPEQIPEQIPEQILEQILEQIPEQILEQIPEQIPEQIPEQIPEQILEQIPEQILEQILEQIPEQIQEQIPEQILEQIPEQILEQIPEQIPEQILEQIQEQILEQIPEQILEQIPEQIPEQSWSRSQSRSQSSPGADPGADPRADPGADPRADPGADPRAVLEQIPEQIPEQILEQIPEQILEQIPEQPWSRSRSRSRSRSWNRSQSSPGAGSRANPGADPLSVRALLMLTYATLSPKGASYLRTGR